The sequence below is a genomic window from Brevibacillus agri.
CACAAGATCAAGATCGTTTCTCTCCGACACTTCCCAAGCAACCGTTTCGTTATTATACAGATCCAGGACCACGGACAGATAAATGAAGTCATCGACGACTCGAATATAGGTAATATCGGTTACATATTTCTTTCTAGCCTCGTCCGCAGCGAACTGGCGATTAAGGACATTGTTGAACACGATGGAGGGCTTGCGGCCGGCAAATGGACGCTTTTTGCGGATCACTGAGCGGATGCCCAATTCTCGCATCAGTCGGCGAACTTTCTTCGTATTTACTTGTAGTCCCTCTTTGCGTAGAGCCGTGCGCATTCGTTTATACCCAAAGTATGGGCGAATGCGGTGAATTGCCAGTATATGTTCCTTTAGGTCGGCATCCTGCTCCACACGTACCTTACGAACCTTCTCCGTCGCCTTCCACTTGTAGTAGCCCGCCCGGGAGACCTCCGCTATTTCGCATAGCATGACCACAGCGTACTTGCGACTCATTTCTTCGATCGTCCTAAACCGGGTTTGCTTATCCAACTTCCCTCCCCGTGTAGATTTGGATTGAGCTTTTTTAGGTATTCGACCTGCGCTTTCAAGTAGTTGTTCTCTTCCTCTAGACTGCTGAAATACTTCTTGATCCATCGCCCTCTATAGTCTTCAAACGTTTCACCGTT
It includes:
- a CDS encoding IS3 family transposase (programmed frameshift); this encodes MPPRKGQKQQQYDEATKSEAVRLRVEEHWSYPMIMEKLGIKSKTQIREWVQKRQNGETFEDYRGRWIKKYFSSLEEENNYLKAQVELPKKAQSKSTRGGKLDKQTRFRTIEEMSRKYAVVMLCEIAEVSRAGYYKWKATEKVRKVRVEQDADLKEHILAIHRIRPYFGYKRMRTALRKEGLQVNTKKVRRLMRELGIRSVIRKKRPFAGRKPSIVFNNVLNRQFAADEARKKYVTDITYIRVVDDFIYLSVVLDLYNNETVAWEVSERNDLDLVLSTVKQLGNGDAILHSDQGFQYTTKTYANLLQEQGLTGSHSRRGNCFDNACVESFFSHLKTEKLYLEKPRDIAHARKLIAEYIEFYNTERFQKKLGDLSPVQYRESIAA